A genomic window from Actinomycetota bacterium includes:
- a CDS encoding M48 family metalloprotease encodes LAAFVPFNLLVGLVQAWFSRACERQADLEALELTGDPEAYREMQRGLHTKNLADLAPGTWKYLRLSHPPAAERLELSKIWERERSAVR; translated from the coding sequence CCTGGCCGCCTTCGTCCCTTTCAACCTCCTGGTCGGGCTCGTGCAGGCCTGGTTCTCACGGGCCTGCGAACGTCAGGCCGACCTGGAGGCGCTCGAGCTGACCGGGGACCCCGAGGCCTACCGAGAGATGCAACGCGGCCTCCACACCAAGAACCTGGCCGACCTCGCCCCCGGCACCTGGAAGTACCTGCGCCTCTCCCACCCTCCCGCCGCCGAGCGGCTGGAGCTCTCGAAGATCTGGGAGCGGGAGAGGTCTGCGGTCCGATAG